The following proteins are co-located in the Bradyrhizobium sp. AZCC 2176 genome:
- a CDS encoding DNA polymerase III subunit beta, producing the protein MQIKLQACVLAGALALTGAIARGGKNASPAAHIVVGDSVEIRSTDKSLGTITATIDAVVDEPGETAVSADRLASLAASFAAGAQVALNTTSGGMRIFCGNSRCRLNVIPIADLPPPIAIDGMVSVIEISAADCLRLMEPIAAAGHEDTRYYLNAIFLHSIAARLVGVATDGLRLIRTDIAAGEFSIDRTCIVPARTSIALRKILMQTKPSRVVIRRSKSLIEFSTREFRFVSRLIDGGTGYPGYEAVVPQPAPNWLICNRRELLSALARLTAVSTADRAQAALSWGDNAGRLNVFLARQPADGLDLVNAETHGAAKVAVPIGQIMAMLDEFAGANIHIETAGEQPVVFRDGDKLALIVRAKWNFNSEEAAA; encoded by the coding sequence ATGCAGATCAAGCTGCAAGCTTGCGTCCTCGCCGGCGCCCTGGCACTCACCGGCGCGATCGCGCGCGGTGGCAAGAACGCGTCACCGGCCGCGCATATCGTGGTCGGGGACAGTGTCGAAATCAGGTCCACCGATAAGTCCCTTGGCACGATTACGGCCACGATCGACGCGGTGGTCGATGAGCCCGGCGAAACCGCGGTTAGCGCAGATCGTCTCGCTTCGCTTGCCGCCAGTTTTGCGGCCGGTGCCCAGGTTGCGCTCAATACGACATCGGGCGGCATGCGGATCTTTTGCGGGAATAGCCGCTGCCGCTTGAACGTGATTCCGATCGCCGATCTGCCGCCGCCGATCGCGATCGATGGGATGGTCTCGGTGATCGAGATCAGTGCCGCAGATTGCCTTCGGCTGATGGAGCCGATCGCGGCTGCCGGCCATGAGGATACGCGCTACTATCTGAACGCGATCTTCCTGCACAGCATCGCCGCCCGCCTCGTCGGGGTCGCGACTGACGGCCTCCGGCTGATCAGAACCGACATTGCGGCCGGCGAGTTTTCGATCGATCGCACCTGCATCGTGCCAGCGCGGACTTCAATTGCGCTGCGCAAGATCCTGATGCAGACGAAGCCAAGCCGCGTGGTGATCCGGCGTTCCAAGAGCCTGATCGAATTCAGCACACGGGAATTCAGGTTCGTCTCGCGGTTGATCGATGGTGGCACCGGGTATCCGGGCTATGAGGCAGTGGTTCCGCAGCCCGCGCCGAATTGGCTGATATGCAATCGTCGAGAGCTGCTCTCGGCGCTGGCGCGGTTGACTGCCGTGAGCACCGCCGACCGGGCCCAGGCTGCCCTATCCTGGGGCGACAATGCCGGACGTCTCAACGTTTTCTTGGCGCGTCAACCGGCTGACGGCCTGGACCTGGTCAACGCCGAAACGCATGGCGCCGCGAAGGTCGCGGTGCCGATCGGGCAGATCATGGCCATGCTCGACGAATTCGCCGGCGCCAACATCCACATCGAAACCGCAGGTGAGCAGCCCGTCGTCTTTCGTGACGGCGACAAGCTCGCGCTGATCGTCCGGGCAAAATGGAATTTCAACAGTGAGGAGGCCGCCGCCTAG
- a CDS encoding helix-turn-helix transcriptional regulator, which yields MLSEKQVLEIVPVGRTTLYRMEKAGRFPRSTYISPNRRVWFEDEIVAWQNVVDEFDPRRGRGRQR from the coding sequence ATGCTGAGCGAAAAGCAGGTCTTGGAGATCGTCCCGGTCGGCCGCACCACGCTGTACCGGATGGAGAAGGCAGGCCGGTTTCCGAGATCGACTTACATCAGCCCAAACAGGCGGGTCTGGTTCGAGGATGAGATCGTTGCTTGGCAGAACGTCGTCGACGAATTCGATCCGCGCCGAGGGCGGGGCCGCCAACGCTAA
- a CDS encoding response regulator transcription factor, with product MTKKFTVYLVDDDPAVLKALSRLLRARGYDVKPYSSPHIFLEEHDVAVPGCVVLDVSMPGLDGFELQSALALVGSQRPVVFITGKGDIPTSVRAMKTGAIDFLTKPVRDEDMFAALSRAEDEDAKSRRFQSDLTSLRAKIGTLTPREREVLAHVIAGRMNKQIAGDLGTVEKTIKVHRSRMMQKLGVRAVADLVRMVGKLNLTK from the coding sequence GTGACGAAGAAATTTACAGTCTATCTTGTCGATGACGATCCCGCCGTGCTCAAGGCGCTGTCACGATTGCTCCGCGCTAGGGGCTATGATGTGAAGCCTTATTCTTCGCCGCATATTTTCCTCGAAGAGCATGATGTGGCGGTGCCTGGCTGTGTCGTTCTGGATGTTTCGATGCCAGGTCTTGACGGTTTCGAGCTTCAAAGCGCGCTGGCCTTGGTCGGCTCTCAGCGCCCCGTCGTGTTCATCACCGGAAAAGGAGACATTCCCACGAGCGTGCGTGCCATGAAAACTGGGGCAATCGATTTTCTGACCAAGCCTGTGAGGGACGAGGATATGTTCGCTGCCTTATCGCGTGCCGAGGACGAGGATGCCAAGTCGCGTAGATTTCAATCCGACCTGACATCGCTGCGGGCGAAAATCGGGACCCTGACGCCGCGCGAGCGCGAAGTTCTAGCGCATGTCATCGCGGGACGCATGAACAAGCAGATTGCCGGCGACTTGGGCACCGTCGAGAAGACGATCAAGGTTCACCGCAGCCGAATGATGCAGAAACTGGGCGTTCGCGCCGTAGCCGATCTCGTTCGGATGGTCGGGAAACTCAATCTTACGAAGTAG
- a CDS encoding AAA family ATPase, whose translation MTSAFEAWIEKARAVPIEKVIEQRGIKLGGGVDRCGPCPVCGGTDRFSINVKKQVFNCRGCNLGGDVIKLTEHLDQIDFIRACETLVGEPPPKTTVYAEITNIKPATSRLRSANGHNTVTARKTVPPSAKQAEPESRVVATYAYRNADGEVLYEVVRREPKSFQQRRPLPGGGYSYSLGDVQPVLYRLPELNQFPSGTIWVTEGEKDADRLASLDLLATTISGSTKWTAELAEPLRGRDIVVLIDNDEAGFAKADKAGQALSGVAKSVRLLLLPGLPPRGDVSDWLNAGHRKEELEQAALDARLWKPREEKIAEQAAAEAEEPLGEWDAGLDDVPVPPRGWLLGNSFCRGYISSVIAEGGVGKSALRLAQLMSLAVGRPLTGEHVFMRCRALLLSLEDDKDEVRRRLRAACLHHGIEPSELQDWLFLAAPGMSGGKLMLIDAHGRSVKGKLASKLARVIEERKIDIVSVDPFVKCHNVPENDNGAIDQVVQVLVELAAQYNVAVDVPHHAAKGPADPGNANRGRGASAMKDAGRLVYTLTPMSLDEAKVFGLDELERRRLVRLDSAKVNITPPWHEAKWFRLVGVNIGNQTDLYPSGDQVQTVERWTPPNIFTDLNTLTINQILTEIDAGLPDGNRYTDAPNAVERAAWPVIAKHCEGKSEPMCRRIIKLWLDSGLLTKQDYENPITRKSVNGLWVDNAKRPT comes from the coding sequence ATGACAAGTGCTTTCGAGGCATGGATCGAAAAAGCCCGCGCCGTACCAATCGAGAAGGTGATCGAACAGCGCGGGATCAAACTGGGCGGCGGCGTTGACCGGTGTGGACCGTGTCCGGTTTGCGGTGGCACCGACCGCTTTTCCATCAATGTCAAAAAGCAGGTCTTCAATTGCCGTGGCTGCAATCTCGGCGGAGACGTCATCAAATTAACTGAACATCTCGACCAAATCGATTTCATACGCGCGTGCGAGACCTTAGTCGGAGAGCCGCCACCGAAGACAACTGTCTATGCTGAGATCACGAACATAAAGCCAGCGACATCAAGGCTCCGATCAGCAAACGGCCACAACACTGTCACCGCCCGAAAGACAGTGCCGCCGTCGGCCAAGCAGGCAGAGCCGGAGTCGCGCGTGGTGGCAACCTATGCCTACAGGAACGCGGACGGCGAGGTGCTCTACGAAGTGGTGCGGCGTGAGCCGAAGAGTTTCCAGCAACGCCGACCGCTTCCGGGCGGCGGCTACAGCTACTCTCTCGGCGACGTGCAGCCCGTGCTTTACCGGCTACCTGAGCTGAACCAGTTTCCGAGCGGCACGATTTGGGTCACCGAAGGTGAAAAGGACGCGGACCGTCTTGCTTCCCTCGATCTCCTCGCGACAACGATCTCCGGCTCGACGAAATGGACGGCGGAGCTAGCCGAACCGCTGCGCGGCCGCGATATTGTCGTTTTGATCGACAATGACGAGGCAGGATTCGCCAAGGCCGACAAGGCCGGGCAGGCCCTTTCCGGCGTTGCGAAAAGCGTCCGCCTGCTTCTGTTGCCCGGCCTCCCCCCTAGGGGCGATGTGTCGGATTGGCTAAATGCCGGTCATAGAAAGGAAGAGCTAGAACAAGCCGCTCTGGATGCGCGGCTATGGAAGCCGCGAGAGGAGAAGATCGCTGAGCAAGCGGCGGCCGAAGCCGAGGAGCCGCTAGGTGAGTGGGACGCCGGTTTGGATGACGTACCAGTCCCGCCACGAGGTTGGTTGCTCGGCAATTCCTTCTGCCGGGGCTACATCTCATCGGTCATCGCAGAGGGTGGAGTCGGCAAAAGCGCATTGCGGCTGGCGCAACTCATGTCTCTCGCTGTCGGCCGCCCGCTAACAGGTGAGCACGTCTTTATGCGCTGCCGAGCACTGCTCCTTTCACTGGAAGACGATAAGGATGAAGTGCGTCGCCGGCTGCGCGCAGCCTGTCTGCACCACGGTATCGAACCTAGCGAGCTACAAGACTGGCTGTTTCTTGCTGCGCCCGGCATGTCCGGTGGCAAGCTCATGCTGATCGACGCCCATGGCCGGTCAGTCAAGGGAAAGCTGGCCTCCAAGCTCGCGCGCGTGATCGAAGAACGCAAGATCGATATTGTCTCGGTTGATCCTTTCGTGAAGTGCCACAACGTGCCGGAAAATGACAATGGCGCGATTGATCAGGTGGTGCAGGTGCTCGTCGAGCTCGCCGCGCAATACAATGTCGCCGTCGACGTACCGCACCATGCCGCGAAGGGTCCGGCTGATCCCGGCAATGCCAATCGGGGCCGTGGCGCATCCGCGATGAAGGACGCCGGCCGTCTGGTCTATACGTTGACGCCGATGAGTCTCGACGAAGCGAAGGTGTTCGGGCTGGACGAGCTGGAACGCCGCAGATTGGTCCGGCTCGACAGCGCCAAGGTCAACATCACGCCGCCATGGCATGAGGCCAAATGGTTCCGGCTGGTCGGCGTCAACATCGGCAATCAGACCGATCTCTATCCCAGCGGCGATCAGGTTCAGACAGTTGAGAGATGGACGCCGCCGAACATTTTCACCGATCTCAACACCCTCACCATCAACCAAATCCTGACCGAGATCGATGCCGGTTTGCCGGACGGTAACCGCTACACTGATGCACCCAATGCTGTCGAACGAGCCGCCTGGCCCGTGATCGCAAAGCACTGTGAGGGGAAGAGCGAGCCAATGTGCCGAAGGATTATAAAGCTCTGGCTGGATTCCGGGCTGCTTACTAAGCAGGACTATGAGAACCCAATAACCCGCAAGTCCGTCAACGGGCTCTGGGTCGACAATGCAAAGAGGCCGACATGA
- a CDS encoding adenylate/guanylate cyclase domain-containing protein, whose amino-acid sequence MTEQRVHRRLAAILAADVVGYSALMQRAEEARLKRELIEPSLSRHEGRLIKTTGDGALAEFASPLAAMRCAVEIQDSLALGGSPLMLRVGLNLGDVIVGQDGDLYGDGINIAV is encoded by the coding sequence GTGACCGAGCAGCGGGTTCATAGACGATTAGCGGCAATCTTGGCTGCCGACGTGGTCGGCTACTCCGCGTTGATGCAGCGTGCTGAGGAAGCCCGGCTCAAGCGAGAATTGATCGAGCCTAGTCTCTCCCGCCACGAAGGGCGACTTATCAAGACGACGGGTGATGGGGCGCTCGCCGAGTTCGCGAGTCCGTTGGCGGCCATGAGATGCGCGGTTGAGATTCAGGATTCTCTCGCCTTAGGCGGCAGTCCCCTGATGTTGCGCGTAGGGCTCAACCTCGGTGACGTTATCGTTGGCCAGGACGGAGACCTCTATGGCGACGGTATCAATATTGCTGTCTGA
- a CDS encoding cupin domain-containing protein → MKMIQVTIVSGLIALAGLASAQGMDDKMLGPQDIKWTKAPPSVPPGAEASVLYGDPGKDGLFVLRFKLPKGYAIPPHTHPKPEIVTVISGTFTLGMGNVADKGNAKPLPAGSFFAFEPGMAHYAFTDEETVVQINSTGPWGINYVNPKDDPRQKTQ, encoded by the coding sequence ATGAAAATGATTCAAGTTACCATCGTTTCCGGCTTGATCGCATTGGCCGGTCTCGCGTCAGCCCAAGGCATGGATGACAAGATGCTTGGACCGCAGGATATCAAATGGACGAAGGCCCCGCCGTCTGTTCCGCCGGGGGCTGAAGCGAGCGTACTCTACGGCGACCCCGGGAAGGACGGCTTGTTCGTGCTTCGGTTCAAGCTCCCCAAGGGCTATGCCATTCCCCCGCACACCCACCCGAAGCCTGAAATCGTAACCGTTATCTCTGGCACGTTTACGCTCGGCATGGGCAACGTTGCGGATAAAGGGAACGCCAAGCCGCTGCCGGCTGGAAGCTTCTTTGCGTTCGAGCCCGGCATGGCGCACTATGCCTTCACGGATGAAGAAACCGTTGTTCAGATCAACAGCACTGGGCCGTGGGGTATCAATTACGTAAATCCCAAAGACGACCCCCGACAGAAAACGCAGTGA